One window of Gammaproteobacteria bacterium genomic DNA carries:
- a CDS encoding MotA/TolQ/ExbB proton channel family protein, whose product MFEIVRAGGWLMLPLVLCSIVAGAIIVERLWTLRRKRVLPTDLAAKVWYWVEKEQLDDRHIHALRDSSPLGRILAAGLGARDANRDVMKESIEDTGRHVVHELERFLNPLGTIAAISPLLGLLGTVIGMVKVFGAIQAHGVGNPTVLAGGISEALITTAAGLSVAIPALMGYRYLRGRVDSLVVQMEQEAIKLVEALHGGDRRAAERGA is encoded by the coding sequence ATGTTCGAGATAGTCAGAGCGGGTGGCTGGCTGATGCTGCCACTGGTGCTCTGTTCAATAGTGGCTGGAGCAATAATCGTGGAGCGCCTGTGGACGCTGCGGCGCAAACGCGTGCTGCCCACGGACCTTGCTGCCAAAGTGTGGTACTGGGTCGAAAAGGAACAGCTCGACGATCGCCATATCCATGCCCTGCGTGATAGTTCACCGCTGGGCCGGATTCTCGCTGCCGGGCTGGGTGCTCGCGATGCAAATCGCGACGTGATGAAAGAGAGTATCGAGGATACCGGCCGTCATGTCGTGCACGAACTGGAACGTTTCCTCAATCCCCTCGGCACCATTGCCGCCATTTCGCCCTTGCTGGGGTTGCTTGGCACCGTCATCGGCATGGTAAAGGTGTTTGGCGCCATCCAGGCGCATGGCGTGGGTAACCCGACCGTGCTTGCTGGTGGCATCTCGGAGGCGCTGATTACTACCGCTGCCGGGTTGTCCGTCGCTATTCCGGCATTGATGGGTTACCGCTATCTGCGCGGACGGGTAGATTCGCTCGTGGTGCAGATGGAGCAGGAGGCAATAAAACTGGTCGAGGCCCTGCATGGCGGCGATCGGCGCGCGGCGGAGCGCGGTGCGTGA